Proteins from one Catenuloplanes atrovinosus genomic window:
- a CDS encoding SDR family NAD(P)-dependent oxidoreductase, with protein sequence MIVDYRSQTVLLTGAGSGIGAAFARALAARGASLVLVARRADRLESLAGELRRTTGARIETIPADLSDPGAASALRRAVADRGLHVTSLINNAAIGSFTTFAEADPGQLAAEIAIDAAAPVQVTAAFLPQLVSEGNGFVINVAGVTGYLPSPRMAVYSATKAFVLSFTESLWTELRGTGLTVFAVSPGATATAFTDGMGPDAAVLTAGGVRRPEDVVTTALRHLGRRDPGPTVIDGPANRLLVTMSRVMSRRRSAHLMSRIFDPTRVRPTR encoded by the coding sequence ATGATCGTCGACTACCGCTCACAGACCGTCCTGCTCACCGGCGCCGGCTCCGGAATCGGCGCCGCCTTCGCCCGCGCGCTGGCCGCCCGCGGCGCGAGCCTGGTGCTCGTCGCACGCCGCGCCGACCGGCTGGAATCCCTCGCGGGCGAGCTGCGCCGCACCACCGGGGCCCGGATCGAGACGATCCCGGCGGACCTGTCCGACCCGGGCGCCGCGAGCGCACTGCGCCGGGCCGTCGCGGACCGCGGGCTCCACGTCACCAGCCTGATCAACAACGCCGCGATCGGGTCGTTCACGACGTTCGCCGAGGCCGACCCCGGGCAGCTGGCCGCCGAGATCGCGATCGACGCCGCCGCACCGGTGCAGGTGACGGCCGCGTTCCTGCCGCAGCTGGTGAGCGAGGGCAACGGCTTCGTGATCAACGTCGCGGGCGTGACCGGCTACCTGCCGTCGCCGCGGATGGCCGTCTACAGCGCCACGAAGGCATTCGTGCTCAGCTTCACCGAATCCCTGTGGACCGAACTCCGCGGCACCGGCCTCACCGTCTTCGCCGTCTCCCCCGGCGCCACCGCCACCGCGTTCACGGACGGCATGGGCCCGGACGCGGCCGTGCTCACCGCCGGCGGCGTCCGCCGCCCGGAGGACGTGGTCACCACCGCGCTGCGCCACCTCGGCCGCCGCGACCCCGGCCCCACGGTCATCGACGGCCCCGCCAACCGGCTCCTCGTCACGATGAGCCGCGTCATGAGCCGCCGCCGGTCCGCCCACCTGATGTCCCGCATCTTCGACCCCACCCGCGTCCGCCCCACCCGGTGA
- a CDS encoding TSUP family transporter: MTDADVSINYGGGVIEALAVLAAGFRAGMINVVVGSGTLVTFPTLLFFGYPPLVANIVNNLGPVGGGITGTLGYRRELSAHAPVLRRLLPASLAGGLMSAGCRRRSRCAR; the protein is encoded by the coding sequence ATGACGGATGCCGACGTCTCGATCAACTACGGTGGCGGCGTGATCGAGGCGCTCGCCGTCCTGGCCGCCGGCTTCCGGGCCGGGATGATCAACGTGGTGGTGGGCTCCGGGACCCTGGTCACGTTCCCCACGCTGCTGTTCTTCGGATATCCGCCGCTGGTCGCGAACATCGTCAACAACCTCGGCCCGGTCGGCGGCGGGATCACCGGCACGCTCGGGTACCGCCGCGAGCTGTCCGCGCACGCGCCCGTGCTCCGCCGCCTGCTGCCCGCGTCGCTGGCGGGCGGCCTGATGTCGGCCGGATGCCGCCGCCGCTCGCGATGCGCACGCTGA
- a CDS encoding YbaB/EbfC family nucleoid-associated protein, with the protein MAIDYREGRGQALDGLVTVTAGRDGRITGIQLDPRLRRLHIDEMAAAVMAAANAALDAAEPDPHADEMARFTGALTEALNRLGRP; encoded by the coding sequence ATGGCGATCGACTATCGGGAGGGCCGAGGCCAGGCACTGGACGGGCTGGTCACGGTGACCGCGGGCCGGGACGGGCGGATCACCGGCATCCAGCTCGACCCACGGCTGCGCCGCCTGCACATCGACGAGATGGCCGCCGCGGTGATGGCCGCCGCGAACGCCGCGCTCGACGCCGCCGAGCCGGATCCGCACGCGGACGAGATGGCCCGGTTCACCGGTGCGCTGACCGAGGCGCTCAACCGGCTCGGCCGGCCGTGA
- a CDS encoding flavin reductase family protein gives MTTSDIDIGLSTRFREAFRCYPTGVALIAAAGPDGPAGLTASSVSSVSVAPPALSFSVMGSPSARVVTDASAFVVHLLGPAHAAVARDFARPGAPRFTPEQGWDTLPTGEPLLRGAQAALRCRPLHLLPVGTSTVVVAEVVDISLGPDGDRLIHHDRTFSTVTAPKGH, from the coding sequence GTGACCACCAGCGACATCGACATCGGCCTGTCCACCCGGTTCCGGGAAGCGTTCCGCTGCTATCCGACCGGCGTGGCGCTGATCGCCGCCGCCGGCCCGGACGGGCCCGCCGGCCTGACCGCGTCCAGCGTCTCGTCCGTGTCCGTGGCGCCGCCGGCGCTGTCGTTCTCCGTGATGGGCTCGCCGTCCGCGCGGGTCGTCACGGACGCGAGCGCGTTCGTGGTGCACCTGCTCGGGCCCGCGCACGCGGCCGTCGCCCGGGACTTCGCGCGCCCGGGCGCGCCGCGGTTCACGCCGGAGCAGGGCTGGGACACACTGCCCACCGGCGAGCCGCTGCTGCGCGGCGCCCAGGCCGCGCTCCGCTGCCGTCCGCTGCACCTGCTGCCGGTCGGCACGTCCACCGTCGTGGTCGCCGAGGTCGTCGACATCTCGCTCGGCCCGGACGGCGACCGCCTGATTCACCACGACCGTACGTTCAGCACGGTCACCGCCCCGAAAGGACACTGA
- the sodN gene encoding superoxide dismutase, Ni: protein MRLPRFLTPTTVASAHCDLPCGVYDPAQARIEAESVKAICEKYQANQDPEFRTRALIIKEQRAELVKHHLWVLWTDYFKAPHFEKYPQLHALFNEATKLAGASGAKGSADPAVADRLLQKIEEISTIFWETKQA, encoded by the coding sequence TTGCGTCTCCCGCGTTTCCTCACGCCCACCACCGTCGCCAGCGCGCACTGCGACCTGCCGTGCGGCGTGTACGACCCGGCACAGGCCCGCATCGAGGCCGAGTCGGTCAAGGCGATCTGCGAGAAGTACCAGGCCAATCAGGACCCGGAGTTCCGCACCCGGGCTCTGATCATCAAGGAGCAGCGGGCCGAGCTGGTCAAGCACCACCTGTGGGTGCTCTGGACGGATTACTTCAAGGCCCCGCACTTCGAGAAGTACCCGCAGTTGCACGCGCTGTTCAACGAGGCCACCAAGCTGGCCGGCGCGAGCGGCGCCAAGGGCTCCGCGGACCCGGCGGTCGCGGACCGGCTGCTCCAGAAGATCGAGGAGATCTCGACGATCTTCTGGGAGACGAAGCAGGCCTGA
- a CDS encoding tetratricopeptide repeat protein — MPGGRRPVRAALLTVAAAVLLTAGAAVPHRPDAAATVTATGGAPADAIAVTQDRLRSVPGDWASWAHLAVLHVERARGTGDPGDYARAEEAVRRSRALRPAGNVDALVADGMLANARHDFAAARDLATEALRLDGHDAAAQAVLADALTQLGPAGTATGAVQRLLDLRPGLSAYARGSYDLELRGDDAGAAELMGRALTAATTPADLGFCHAHLGDLAWNRGDLAGASAAYRAGLLADPHAAALRRGQARVLAAQGRTVEALKIWAALPPEAGNLLEHADLLRALGRDDEAAAQVALATAQHGLFTANGGVDGITGASLAIAAGDPDAAVAAARAEYDRRRHPDVIDAYAWSLHAAGRDAEALPLARAALAGGARPASHLYHLGVIAHALGDPAWRGHLGEALSRNPHFSPSGAADARRLLGVTA, encoded by the coding sequence ATGCCGGGCGGGAGGCGGCCGGTGCGGGCCGCGCTGCTGACGGTCGCGGCGGCCGTGCTGCTCACCGCGGGCGCGGCGGTGCCGCACCGGCCGGACGCGGCGGCGACGGTCACCGCGACCGGGGGCGCGCCGGCCGACGCGATCGCGGTGACGCAGGACCGGCTGCGGTCGGTGCCCGGGGACTGGGCGTCCTGGGCGCACCTCGCCGTGCTGCACGTCGAGCGTGCGCGGGGCACCGGCGACCCGGGCGACTACGCACGGGCGGAGGAGGCGGTGCGCCGCTCCCGGGCGCTGCGCCCGGCCGGGAACGTGGACGCGCTGGTCGCGGACGGGATGCTGGCCAACGCGCGGCACGACTTCGCGGCCGCGCGCGACCTGGCCACCGAGGCGCTGCGGCTGGACGGCCACGACGCGGCGGCGCAGGCGGTGCTCGCGGACGCGCTGACCCAGCTCGGCCCGGCCGGCACCGCGACCGGGGCGGTGCAGCGGCTGCTGGACCTGCGGCCGGGACTCTCGGCGTACGCGCGCGGCTCCTATGATCTGGAACTTCGCGGCGACGACGCGGGCGCGGCCGAGCTGATGGGCCGCGCGCTGACCGCCGCCACCACGCCGGCCGACCTCGGCTTCTGCCACGCGCACCTCGGCGACCTCGCGTGGAACCGCGGCGACCTGGCCGGCGCGTCCGCGGCCTACCGGGCCGGGCTGCTGGCGGACCCGCACGCCGCGGCGCTCCGGCGGGGCCAGGCCCGGGTGCTGGCGGCGCAGGGGCGTACCGTCGAGGCCCTGAAGATCTGGGCGGCGCTGCCGCCCGAGGCCGGGAACCTGCTGGAGCACGCGGACCTGCTGCGCGCGCTCGGCCGGGACGACGAGGCCGCGGCGCAGGTGGCGCTGGCGACGGCGCAGCACGGGCTGTTCACCGCGAACGGCGGCGTGGACGGCATCACCGGCGCGTCGCTGGCGATCGCGGCCGGCGACCCGGACGCGGCGGTCGCGGCGGCGCGCGCCGAGTACGACCGGCGGCGGCACCCGGACGTGATCGACGCCTACGCCTGGTCGCTGCACGCGGCCGGGCGCGACGCGGAGGCGTTGCCGCTGGCCAGGGCCGCGCTGGCGGGCGGCGCGCGGCCCGCGTCGCACCTCTATCACCTCGGCGTCATCGCGCACGCGCTCGGCGATCCGGCCTGGCGCGGGCACCTCGGGGAGGCGCTGTCCCGCAACCCGCACTTCTCGCCGTCCGGCGCCGCGGACGCGCGCCGGCTGCTGGGCGTGACCGCGTGA
- a CDS encoding DUF4331 domain-containing protein yields MSTIARKAVAGTAAALIAGAAGYVLAPPAADASSHREAPAIAADPAVDNTDLYAFTSPDRPGFVTFVLNVMPFEAPDGGPNFFPFATDATYNIKVDNDGDARPDVVFRWTFRTDDRRGDRTFLYNDGPVTALDDENLLVRQSYRLEASFGGAPFETAVPSAPVAPSRVGDASMPEYQKLRDAATITLDGGWRIFAGQADDPFFLDLRVFDLLYGGDLSETGTDSLSGFNVNTIALEVPYKDVALGHDATRNPVVGVWSTTERPRVRITGEHRGVTGDTVQVSRLGNPLINEVIVPAGLKDGFNASTPDRDADNATLVARVNEPEVPKLIEQIYGIPAPATPRADLAEIFLTGLTTKAGGPIKADLNSQLANADADPDAFRPSEQLRLNLTTPVTADPSRLGVLGGDQQGFPNGRRLTDDVVDISLQALAGAAQTGKLVDALGTGDQVDANDQGFAGTFPYVALPNTTWVRAAAAPAADQQGTGMVPQLAARSGPLGQTMLTTVAAGLAGAAGVALVVFALLWRRRQVRVAAVPAGSPPVPFTPGRVVGTARVADDPTLLPPSDPFATKGE; encoded by the coding sequence ATGTCCACGATAGCGCGCAAGGCGGTGGCCGGCACGGCGGCCGCGCTGATAGCGGGTGCGGCCGGATACGTGCTCGCACCGCCGGCCGCCGACGCGTCCAGCCACCGGGAGGCGCCCGCGATCGCGGCCGACCCGGCCGTCGACAACACCGATCTGTACGCGTTCACCAGCCCGGACCGGCCCGGCTTCGTGACGTTCGTGCTCAACGTGATGCCGTTCGAGGCGCCGGACGGCGGGCCGAACTTCTTCCCGTTCGCCACGGACGCCACCTACAACATCAAGGTCGACAACGACGGGGACGCGCGACCGGACGTGGTGTTCCGGTGGACGTTCCGGACCGACGACCGGCGCGGCGACCGCACGTTCCTCTACAACGACGGGCCGGTGACCGCGCTCGACGACGAGAACCTGCTGGTCCGGCAGAGCTACAGGCTGGAGGCGTCGTTCGGCGGCGCGCCGTTCGAGACCGCGGTGCCGAGTGCGCCGGTCGCGCCGTCCCGGGTCGGCGACGCGTCCATGCCGGAGTACCAGAAGCTGCGCGACGCGGCCACGATCACGCTCGACGGCGGCTGGCGGATCTTCGCCGGGCAGGCCGACGACCCGTTCTTCCTGGACCTGCGCGTGTTCGACCTGCTCTACGGCGGCGACCTGAGCGAGACCGGCACCGACTCGCTGTCCGGGTTCAACGTGAACACGATCGCGCTGGAGGTGCCGTACAAGGACGTGGCGCTCGGCCACGACGCCACGCGCAACCCGGTCGTCGGCGTCTGGTCCACCACGGAGCGCCCGCGGGTACGGATCACGGGCGAGCACCGCGGCGTCACCGGCGACACCGTGCAGGTCTCCCGGCTCGGCAACCCGCTGATCAACGAGGTGATCGTGCCGGCCGGGCTGAAGGACGGCTTCAACGCGTCCACGCCGGACCGTGACGCGGACAACGCCACGCTGGTCGCGCGGGTCAACGAGCCCGAGGTGCCGAAGCTGATCGAGCAGATCTACGGCATCCCCGCGCCCGCCACGCCCCGCGCGGACCTGGCCGAGATCTTCCTGACCGGGCTCACCACCAAGGCCGGCGGCCCGATCAAGGCGGACCTCAACTCGCAGCTGGCGAACGCGGACGCGGACCCGGACGCGTTCCGCCCGTCCGAGCAACTGCGGCTCAACCTGACCACGCCGGTCACCGCGGACCCGTCCCGGCTCGGCGTGCTCGGCGGCGACCAGCAGGGCTTCCCGAACGGGCGCCGGCTCACCGACGACGTCGTGGACATCTCGCTCCAGGCGCTGGCCGGCGCGGCGCAGACCGGCAAGCTGGTCGACGCGCTCGGCACCGGCGACCAGGTGGACGCGAACGACCAGGGCTTCGCCGGCACGTTCCCGTACGTGGCGCTGCCCAACACCACGTGGGTCCGCGCGGCGGCGGCCCCGGCCGCGGACCAGCAGGGCACCGGCATGGTGCCGCAGCTCGCGGCGCGGTCCGGGCCGCTCGGCCAGACCATGCTCACCACGGTCGCGGCCGGGCTCGCGGGCGCGGCCGGGGTGGCGCTGGTGGTGTTCGCGCTGCTCTGGCGCCGCCGTCAGGTGCGGGTGGCCGCGGTGCCGGCCGGGTCGCCACCGGTGCCGTTCACGCCCGGCCGGGTGGTGGGCACGGCCCGGGTCGCGGACGATCCCACGCTGCTCCCGCCGAGCGACCCGTTCGCGACCAAGGGCGAGTGA
- a CDS encoding BadF/BadG/BcrA/BcrD ATPase family protein — translation MTLVAGIDVGGSGVRARAVCDGRVVAETSAPGPVRISGADLAPVITELLRPLSPDVVVIGCAGVATFGPALRDPLLAAVTAPRVAVCSDLLTAYAGGLGLTAGALREDGGAGVVLAAGTGAVAFGGAPSTGWRRADGWGHLLGDDGGGGWIGRAGMRAALRAVDGRPGGSAPLLELLRARAGEPAAVVADLTGRADRAGVLAAFAPSVAEAAADDPVAASILAEAAGHLADTARAAAGSGARDVAVTGNLVRPGGRLAGLLERACRARGLEARAGAGTPLDGAVTLASALGRGDVPAALAEAGALTVRD, via the coding sequence ATGACACTGGTGGCCGGGATCGACGTCGGCGGGTCCGGCGTCCGGGCCCGGGCCGTGTGCGACGGCCGCGTCGTGGCGGAGACCTCCGCCCCCGGGCCGGTACGGATCTCGGGCGCCGACCTGGCACCGGTGATCACGGAGCTGCTGCGGCCGCTGTCGCCGGACGTGGTGGTGATCGGCTGCGCGGGCGTGGCCACGTTCGGCCCCGCGCTGCGCGATCCGCTGCTGGCGGCCGTGACGGCGCCGCGCGTGGCGGTCTGCTCCGACCTGCTCACCGCGTACGCGGGCGGCCTCGGGCTCACCGCCGGCGCACTCCGGGAGGACGGCGGCGCCGGCGTGGTGCTCGCGGCCGGGACCGGCGCGGTCGCGTTCGGCGGCGCGCCGAGCACCGGCTGGCGCCGGGCGGACGGCTGGGGCCACCTGCTCGGCGACGACGGCGGCGGCGGGTGGATCGGGCGGGCCGGGATGCGGGCGGCGCTGCGCGCGGTGGACGGCCGCCCCGGCGGCTCGGCGCCGCTGCTGGAGCTGCTGCGCGCCCGGGCCGGCGAGCCGGCCGCCGTGGTGGCGGACCTGACCGGGCGCGCGGACCGGGCCGGCGTGCTGGCCGCGTTCGCGCCGTCCGTGGCCGAGGCCGCCGCGGACGACCCGGTGGCGGCGTCGATCCTGGCGGAGGCGGCCGGGCACCTGGCGGACACCGCCCGCGCCGCCGCGGGCTCCGGCGCCCGGGACGTGGCGGTGACCGGGAACCTGGTACGGCCGGGCGGGCGGCTCGCCGGGCTGCTGGAGCGCGCGTGCCGCGCGCGCGGGCTCGAGGCGCGGGCCGGGGCGGGGACGCCGCTGGACGGCGCGGTCACGCTGGCGTCCGCGCTCGGCCGCGGCGACGTGCCGGCCGCGCTCGCGGAGGCGGGCGCGCTGACCGTGCGCGATTGA
- a CDS encoding N-acetylmuramic acid 6-phosphate etherase translates to MRVVRVQSPTEERNPATAEIDRLDTLGVLRLINAQDATVATAVGAALPELARAVELGVAALRAGGRVHYVGAGSSGRLGVMDAAEIPPTYGYPRDRFVAHLAGGGAAMTAAVEEVEDSAELGRADLAGVAGIDLVVGLAASGRTPYVGGAFEAARAVGAPTVLITANPAAPLAPDVLVCAATGPEAIAGSTRMKAGTAQKMLLHTFSTAVMIRMGRTFSNLMVDVRATNAKLRGRMLATLAEATGAAEPECRAALAAADGDLKVAITSVLAGVDPPTARRALEASGGVVRSALARLGG, encoded by the coding sequence ATGAGGGTCGTGCGGGTGCAGTCGCCCACGGAGGAACGGAACCCGGCCACCGCGGAGATCGACCGGCTGGACACGCTCGGCGTACTCCGGCTGATCAACGCGCAGGACGCGACCGTGGCCACCGCGGTCGGTGCCGCGCTGCCGGAGCTGGCGCGGGCGGTGGAGCTGGGCGTCGCGGCGCTGCGCGCGGGCGGGCGGGTGCACTACGTGGGCGCGGGCTCGTCCGGGCGGCTCGGCGTGATGGACGCGGCGGAGATCCCGCCCACGTACGGGTATCCGCGCGACCGGTTCGTGGCGCACCTGGCCGGCGGCGGCGCGGCGATGACGGCCGCGGTGGAGGAGGTCGAGGACTCCGCCGAACTGGGCCGTGCCGACCTGGCCGGCGTCGCCGGGATCGACCTGGTGGTGGGGCTGGCGGCGTCCGGGCGCACCCCCTATGTCGGCGGCGCGTTCGAGGCCGCGCGGGCGGTGGGCGCGCCGACCGTGCTGATCACCGCGAACCCGGCCGCGCCGCTCGCCCCGGACGTGCTGGTCTGCGCCGCCACCGGGCCGGAGGCGATCGCCGGGTCGACCCGGATGAAGGCCGGGACCGCGCAGAAGATGCTGCTGCACACGTTCTCGACCGCGGTGATGATCCGGATGGGCCGCACGTTCTCGAACCTGATGGTCGACGTGCGTGCCACCAACGCGAAGCTGCGCGGCCGGATGCTGGCCACGCTCGCGGAGGCGACCGGCGCGGCCGAGCCGGAGTGCCGCGCCGCGCTCGCCGCCGCGGACGGCGACCTGAAGGTGGCGATCACGTCGGTGCTGGCCGGCGTCGACCCGCCCACCGCGCGACGGGCCCTCGAGGCGAGCGGCGGGGTGGTGCGGTCCGCGCTGGCCCGGCTCGGTGGCTGA
- a CDS encoding L-serine ammonia-lyase yields the protein MAISVFDLFSVGIGPSSSHTVGPMRAARMFVHRLKDEGLLAHTRTVRAELFGSLGATGHGHGTPKAVLLGLEGDAPDTVDITTADERVRHVHTTRTLSLLGAHEITFDPGTDLILHRRRSLPYHANGMTLHACDETGATLLSKTYYSVGGGFVVDEEAAGADRVKVDDTVLRHPFRTGDELLRLTRDTGLSISALMRRNETAWRTEPEIRAGLLDIWHVMRACVARGTDAEGLLPGGLKVRRRAATTARQLRAAGAPAEHAMEWLTVYAMAVNEENAAGGRVVTAPTNGAAGIIPAVLHYYVNFVPGADDDGVVRFLLAAGAIGLLFKENASISGAEVGCQGEVGSACAMAAGGLTEVLGGSPEQVENAAEIGMEHNLGLTCDPVGGLVQIPCIERNGMAAVKAVTAARMAMRGDGRHHVSLDKVIKTMKETGADMKVKYKETARGGLAVNVIEC from the coding sequence GTGGCCATCTCGGTCTTTGACCTCTTCTCGGTCGGCATCGGCCCGTCGAGCTCACACACCGTCGGGCCGATGCGCGCAGCCCGCATGTTCGTGCACCGGCTCAAGGACGAGGGCCTGCTCGCGCACACCCGGACCGTGCGGGCGGAGCTGTTCGGCTCGCTCGGCGCGACCGGGCACGGGCACGGCACGCCCAAGGCCGTGCTGCTCGGCCTGGAGGGTGACGCGCCGGACACGGTCGACATCACCACCGCGGACGAGCGGGTGCGGCACGTGCACACCACCAGGACGCTGTCGCTGCTCGGCGCGCACGAGATCACCTTCGACCCGGGCACCGACCTGATCCTGCACCGGCGCCGGTCGCTGCCGTACCACGCCAACGGCATGACGCTGCACGCCTGCGACGAGACCGGTGCCACGCTGCTGTCGAAGACGTACTACTCGGTCGGCGGCGGGTTCGTCGTCGACGAGGAGGCGGCCGGCGCCGACCGGGTGAAGGTGGACGACACCGTGCTGCGCCACCCGTTCCGTACCGGCGATGAGCTGCTCCGGCTGACCCGCGACACCGGCCTGTCCATCTCCGCGCTGATGCGCCGCAACGAGACCGCGTGGCGCACCGAGCCGGAGATCCGCGCGGGTCTGCTGGACATCTGGCACGTGATGCGCGCGTGCGTGGCCCGTGGCACCGACGCCGAGGGCCTGCTGCCCGGCGGCCTGAAGGTCCGCCGCCGCGCCGCCACCACCGCCCGCCAGCTTCGCGCCGCCGGTGCCCCGGCCGAGCACGCGATGGAGTGGCTGACCGTCTACGCCATGGCCGTGAACGAGGAGAACGCGGCCGGCGGCCGGGTGGTCACCGCGCCCACCAACGGCGCGGCCGGGATCATCCCCGCGGTGCTGCACTACTACGTCAACTTCGTGCCCGGCGCGGACGACGACGGCGTGGTCCGGTTCCTGCTCGCGGCCGGCGCGATCGGGCTGCTGTTCAAGGAGAACGCGTCGATCTCCGGTGCCGAGGTGGGCTGCCAGGGCGAGGTCGGCTCCGCGTGCGCGATGGCCGCGGGCGGCCTGACCGAGGTGCTCGGCGGCTCGCCCGAGCAGGTGGAGAACGCGGCCGAGATCGGCATGGAACACAACCTGGGGCTGACCTGCGATCCGGTCGGCGGGCTGGTGCAGATCCCGTGCATCGAGCGCAACGGCATGGCGGCCGTGAAGGCGGTCACCGCGGCGAGGATGGCGATGCGCGGCGACGGCCGGCACCACGTCTCCCTCGACAAGGTCATCAAGACCATGAAGGAGACCGGGGCGGACATGAAGGTCAAGTACAAGGAGACCGCGCGCGGCGGCCTCGCGGTGAACGTCATCGAGTGCTAG
- a CDS encoding transporter substrate-binding domain-containing protein produces the protein MGGRTRSGGWPARRIRFDRPGLRRAATTAAVALTLLLATAAACAEQRAAPPPSVQQRLEQSSIWGQPVLRIGVATNEPLMGEVRNGVHTGFDVEIARYLAASLGYASDKDIRFVEVHTDDRLEFLIGGKVDLVVASLSYTEERAKLIGFAGPYLVTRQSFLIPVAAESRLRTLEDFQAPGVDVCSSGSSTTESELARRGFAVKLVEDLQECVDGMLSGRFDAMSSDKTILAGFRSQHPQKLMPVDLPLGAIERICVGVPIGDTALRDVVGHFLKESYEQGRDGGTSPWLTAYNKTLGPWYEDGTEVTQPEPQDVPELVDFDDKASPR, from the coding sequence GTGGGCGGCAGGACCAGATCCGGCGGGTGGCCGGCACGTCGCATCCGCTTCGACCGGCCCGGGCTGCGCCGCGCGGCGACCACCGCGGCCGTGGCGCTGACGCTGCTGCTGGCCACCGCGGCGGCGTGCGCCGAGCAGCGCGCCGCTCCACCGCCCTCGGTGCAGCAGCGCCTCGAGCAGTCCAGCATCTGGGGGCAGCCGGTGCTGCGGATCGGCGTCGCCACCAACGAGCCGCTGATGGGCGAGGTCCGCAACGGCGTGCACACCGGCTTCGACGTGGAGATCGCCCGCTACCTGGCCGCGTCGCTGGGGTACGCCAGTGACAAGGACATCCGGTTCGTCGAGGTGCACACGGACGACCGGCTGGAGTTCCTGATCGGCGGCAAGGTCGACCTCGTGGTGGCCAGCCTGTCGTATACGGAGGAGCGGGCCAAGCTGATCGGCTTCGCGGGGCCGTACCTGGTGACCCGGCAGTCGTTCCTCATTCCGGTCGCCGCGGAGTCCCGGCTGCGGACGCTGGAGGACTTCCAGGCGCCCGGCGTCGACGTGTGTTCCAGCGGCAGCTCCACCACCGAGAGCGAGCTGGCCCGCCGCGGCTTCGCCGTGAAACTGGTCGAGGACCTGCAGGAGTGCGTCGACGGCATGCTGTCCGGCCGGTTCGACGCGATGAGCTCCGACAAGACGATCCTGGCCGGTTTCCGCTCCCAGCACCCACAGAAGCTGATGCCGGTGGACCTGCCGCTCGGTGCGATCGAGCGGATCTGCGTCGGCGTGCCGATCGGCGACACCGCCCTGCGCGACGTGGTCGGGCACTTCCTGAAGGAGAGCTACGAGCAGGGCCGCGACGGCGGGACCAGCCCCTGGCTGACCGCCTACAACAAGACGCTCGGCCCCTGGTACGAGGACGGCACGGAGGTCACCCAGCCGGAGCCGCAGGACGTGCCCGAGCTGGTCGACTTCGACGACAAGGCGTCCCCGAGGTGA
- a CDS encoding 2-dehydropantoate 2-reductase: MVETRVCVVGAGAVGGVIGGRLARAGVPVSALARGATVEALRTHGWRVDDDSAPVAAADADAAALGPHDVVIIAVKAHHLPALAPALTPLLTPSTVLIPALNGVPWWFFHDFGGALEGTVLAATDPDGAVTAALPPSQVLGCVVHLAARQAGPGHARLTAGDELIIGEPSGRPSERATRTAELLRSAGFRITVSDAIQREVWYKLWGNMTMNPISALTTATADLILDDPLVNAFIQRVMTEAAALGALIGAPITESTEDRIAVTRRLGAFKTSMLQDAEAGRPIELDALVTAVREIGDRLAIPTPHLDALLGLTRLAARQRGLYP; the protein is encoded by the coding sequence GTGGTGGAGACACGGGTGTGCGTGGTCGGTGCCGGTGCCGTCGGCGGCGTGATCGGTGGCCGGCTGGCCCGCGCGGGCGTGCCCGTCTCCGCCCTGGCCCGCGGCGCCACGGTGGAGGCCCTGCGCACCCACGGCTGGCGCGTCGACGACGACTCCGCCCCGGTCGCCGCCGCCGACGCGGACGCCGCCGCTCTCGGCCCGCACGACGTCGTGATCATCGCGGTCAAGGCGCACCACCTGCCCGCGCTCGCCCCCGCACTGACCCCGCTGCTGACGCCGTCGACCGTGCTGATCCCGGCGCTCAACGGCGTACCGTGGTGGTTCTTCCACGACTTCGGCGGCGCGCTGGAGGGAACGGTCCTCGCCGCGACCGACCCGGACGGGGCCGTCACCGCCGCGCTCCCGCCGTCCCAGGTGCTCGGCTGCGTCGTCCACCTCGCCGCCCGCCAGGCCGGTCCCGGTCACGCGCGCCTGACCGCCGGTGACGAGCTGATCATCGGCGAGCCGTCCGGCAGGCCCTCCGAGCGCGCCACCCGTACCGCCGAGCTGTTGCGCTCCGCCGGCTTCCGCATCACGGTGAGCGACGCGATCCAGCGCGAGGTCTGGTACAAGCTGTGGGGAAACATGACCATGAACCCGATCTCCGCGCTCACCACCGCCACCGCCGACCTCATCCTCGACGACCCGCTCGTCAACGCGTTCATCCAGCGCGTCATGACCGAGGCCGCCGCGCTCGGCGCCCTGATCGGCGCGCCGATCACGGAGAGCACCGAGGACCGCATCGCCGTCACCCGCCGCCTCGGCGCCTTCAAGACCTCCATGCTCCAGGACGCCGAGGCAGGCCGTCCGATCGAACTCGACGCCCTGGTCACCGCCGTCCGCGAGATCGGTGACCGCCTCGCCATCCCCACCCCGCACCTCGACGCACTGCTCGGCCTCACCCGCCTCGCCGCCCGCCAGCGCGGTCTCTACCCCTAA